From a single Hippopotamus amphibius kiboko isolate mHipAmp2 chromosome X, mHipAmp2.hap2, whole genome shotgun sequence genomic region:
- the LOC130842142 gene encoding melanoma-associated antigen B10-like gives MPRGQKSKLRAREKRRQAREAPSGLVEAQATVPEEEESPSSPSPHFKDVAQSSPATGTPSSLQVSGRVCSSTTTAAAASKIRCSGGAKNQREEGPKASQAQDTTQQWQKGPIEQKVAMLVHYLLHKYQKKELVTKADMLKNVIQMYKNHFSEILRKASHHVELVFGLELKEVDPYRNTYVLVNKLELSCDAKLGDEREVPKTGVLMTVLGVIFTKGNCATEEQVWEVLNMMGLYVGSNNFIYGEPKKLITKDLVQEGYLEYRQVANSDPPRYEFLWGPRAHAETTKMKVLEYVAKIHDTVPTAFPVWYEEALRDEEERSRARAGARAAARARTAALASARSEAKASSSSRPK, from the coding sequence ATGCCTCGAGGTCAGAAGAGTAAGCTTCGTGCCCGTGAAAAACGCCGCCAGGCTCGAGAAGCGCCCAGTGGTCTGGTGGAAGCTCAGGCCACTGTACCAGAGGAAGAAGAGTCCCCTTCTTCCCCATCTCCTCATTTCAAAGATGTTGCCCAGAGCTCACCTGCCACTGGAACACCCAGCAGTCTTCAAGTGTCTGGAAGAGTCTGCTCCAGCACCACTACTGCTGCAGCTGCTTCAAAGATAAGATGTAGTGGAGGTGCCAAAAATCAAAGGGAGGAAGGGCCAAAAGCCTCGCAGGCCCAGGATACCACTCAGCAGTGGCAGAAAGGTCCTATAGAGCAGAAAGTTGCTATGTTGGTGCATTACCTTCTGCACAAGTATCAAAAGAAAGAGCTGGTCACCAAGGCAGATATGCTGAAAAATGTAATCCAGATGTACAAGAATCACTTCTCTGAGATCCTCAGGAAAGCCTCTCATCATGTGGAGCTGGTCTTTGGCCTTGAGCTGAAGGAAGTGGATCCCTACAGGAATACTTATGTTCTTGTCAATAAACTGGAACTAAGCTGTGATGCAAAGCTGGGTGATGAAAGAGAGGTTCCCAAGACAGGTGTGCTGATGACTGTTTTGGGCGTGATCTTCACCAAGGGCAACTGCGCCACTGAGGAGCAAGTCTGGGAAGTGCTGAATATGATGGGGTTATATGTCGGAAGTAACAACTTCATCTATGGGGAGCCGAAGAAGCTCATCACCAAAGATTTGGTGCAGGAAGGGTACCTGGAGTACCGCCAGGTGGCCAACAGCGATCCTCCACGCTATGAGTTTCTGTGGGGCCCCAGAGCCCATGCTGAAACCACCAAGATGAAGGTGCTGGAGTATGTGGCCAAGATCCATGATACGGTCCCCACTGCCTTTCCAGTCTGGTATGAAGAGGCTTTGAGAGATGAGGAAGAGAGATCCCGAGCCAGAGCTGGAGCCAGAGCTGCAGCCAGAGCTCGTACTGCTGCCCTGGCCAGTGCGCGCTCCGAGGCCAAAGCCAGCAGCTCTTCCCGTCCTAAGTGA